Proteins found in one Neomonachus schauinslandi chromosome 1, ASM220157v2, whole genome shotgun sequence genomic segment:
- the LOC110570089 gene encoding keratin-associated protein 13-1-like: MSYNCCSGNFPSQSPGQHLRYPGSFCGSSYPSNQFCNTNFRSPSTCQLGSSLSSGCQETCCEPTSCPTSYPVSKPCQMSCYPLRTSTLFSPCQTNYTGSLGFGSNGFQSLGCGSPSLGFGLGAFQSVGYGPSAFSSLGCRSSFYRPLYSSRSCQSAFYQPTCGSGFYESYV, translated from the coding sequence ATGTCCTACAACTGCTGCTCTGGAAACTTCCCCTCCCAGTCCCCTGGGCAACACCTGCGCTACCCAGGATCTTTCTGTGGCTCATCCTACCCCAGCAACCAATTCTGCAACACCAACTTCCGCTCTCCCAGCACCTGTCAGCTGGGCTCCTCCCTCTCCAGTGGCTGTCAGGAGACCTGCTGTGAGCCCACCAGCTGCCCGACGTCCTACCCGGTGTCCAAACCCTGCCAGATGTCCTGCTACCCGTTGAGGACCTCCACGCTCTTCAGTCCCTGCCAGACAAATTACACTGGGTCTCTGGGCTTTGGCTCCAATGGCTTTCAATCTTTGGGTTGCGgctctccctctctgggctttggATTGGGTGCTTTCCAATCAGTGGGCTATGGTCCCAGTGCTTTTTCATCCCTGGGGTGTAGATCCAGCTTTTACCGTCCACTCTACTCTTCTAGAAGCTGCCAGTCTGCTTTCTACCAACCAACTTGTGGATCTGGCTTCTACGAATCTTATGTTTGA
- the LOC123324338 gene encoding keratin-associated protein 13-1-like — protein MSYSCCSGNFSSRSLGGHLHYPGSSCGSYPSNLVYRTDLCSPSTCQLGSSPSSGCQETCCEPTSCQTSRVVSSPCQMSCYHQRTSRLCSPCWTAYPGSMGIGSSSCCSLGYGSRSCYSLGCGSQGFRPLGFRVYGFPSLSCGSRFCHPSYFTSRSYQSLCYRPPCGSGFYRATC, from the coding sequence ATGTCCTACAGCTGCTGCTCTGGAAACTTCTCCTCCCGCTCCCTTGGGGGCCACCTGCACTACCCAGGCTCCTCCTGTGGCTCTTACCCCAGCAACCTGGTCTACCGCACTGACCTCTGCTCTCCCAGCACCTGCCAACTGGGCTCCTCTCCCTCCAGTGGCTGTCAGGAGACCTGCTGTGAGCCCACCAGCTGCCAGACATCCCGTGTGGTGTCCAGCCCCTGCCAGATGTCCTGCTACCACCAGAGGACCTCCAGGCTCTGCAGTCCCTGCTGGACTGCTTACCCTGGGTCTATGGGCATTGGGTCCAGCAGCTGTTGCTCCCTGGGCTATGGATCCAGAAGCTGCTACTCATTGGGCTGTGGATCCCAGGGCTTCAGACCCCTGGGTTTTAGAGTCTAtggttttccttctctgagctgTGGATCCAGATTCTGCCACCCATCCTACTTCACCTCTAGGAGCTACCAGTCATTGTGTTACAGGCCACCCTGTGGATCTGGCTTCTATAGAGCAACTTGTTGA
- the LOC123324339 gene encoding keratin-associated protein 13-1-like, with product MSYSCCSGNFSSRSLGGHLHYPGSSCGSYPSNLVYRTDLCSPSTCQLGSSLSSGCQETCCEPTSCQTSRVVSSPCQTSCYHQRTSRLCSPCWTAYPGSMGIGSSSCCSLGYGSRSCYSLGCGSQGFRPLGFRVYGFPSLSYGSSFCHPIYFPSRSFHSSCYWPRCRSDFY from the coding sequence ATGTCCTACAGCTGCTGCTCTGGAAACTTCTCCTCCCGCTCCCTTGGGGGCCACCTGCACTACCCAGGCTCCTCCTGTGGCTCTTACCCCAGCAACCTGGTCTACCGCACTGACCTCTGCTCTCCCAGCACCTGCCAACTGGGCTCCTCTCTCTCCAGTGGCTGTCAGGAGACCTGCTGTGAGCCCACCAGCTGCCAGACATCCCGTGTGGTGTCCAGCCCCTGCCAGACGTCCTGCTACCACCAGAGGACCTCCAGGCTCTGCAGTCCCTGCTGGACTGCTTACCCTGGGTCTATGGGCATTGGGTCCAGCAGCTGTTGCTCCCTGGGCTATGGATCCAGAAGCTGCTACTCACTGGGCTGTGGATCCCAGGGCTTCAGACCCCTGGGTTTTAGAGTCTATGGCTTCCCTTCCCTGAGTTATGGATCCAGTTTCTGTCACCCAATCTATTTTCCTTCCAGGAGTTTCCATTCATCTTGTTACTGGCCACGCTGTAGATCTGACTTCTACTGA
- the LOC123326030 gene encoding LOW QUALITY PROTEIN: keratin-associated protein 23-1 (The sequence of the model RefSeq protein was modified relative to this genomic sequence to represent the inferred CDS: inserted 1 base in 1 codon), which produces MSYSCCSGNFSSRSLGGYLRYPGSSCGSYPSNLVYRTXPLLSQHLPAGLLPPQWLSGDLLHFATNQSMDLLQINLLKCPDLFAEC; this is translated from the exons ATGTCCTACAGCTGCTGCTCTGGAAACTTCTCCTCCCGCTCTCTTGGGGGCTACCTGCGCTACCCAGGCTCCTCCTGTGGCTCTTACCCCAGCAACCTGGTCTACCGCA GACCTCTGCTCTCCCAGCACCTGCCAGctgggcttctccctccccagtggCTGTCAGGAGACCTGCT CCATTTTGCTACAAACCAATCTATGGACCTTCTACAGATTAACTTGTTGAAATGTCCAGATCTTTTTGCAGAATGTTAG